One Candidatus Wallbacteria bacterium genomic window carries:
- a CDS encoding histidine kinase dimerization/phospho-acceptor domain-containing protein: MRSLIGRILICQTLYTLLLYFFIVHPPLNISKRIWLRSLPDKVKKVQQFVQSRRLFRPGFQNMPPSALSQFDQLFLITDSEEAMTDLLNRDTAEKLALTAGVRKILEKNKDKLEKRKEFFDFDKSGTDVRLHYFRMFGKDRNIFYYNTVIPQGELDLIKPYFTYVFLIYFMLSAVTLVLLISMETEKGIERRHEKELEYNERIKEWQLLSAGVAHEIKNPLSSISMFAELLSRKVENREPEAEYLGYIFKEVKRLNAIVSNFLSFSRPPQLTPEKQDLNRLLREAVAEFGKSYEKIEFNFQASAIDEFYFDPAKIKQVILNVIKNSVEAIMEKSIDGKILIRTEVAGKQVKVVFEDSGPGIRESQDRVLQPFFTTKSQGSGLGLSISYQIMKSHLGDLAISNLENNGCRVELTLPYQRFV, encoded by the coding sequence ATGAGATCACTGATAGGACGGATTCTGATTTGCCAGACACTTTACACCCTGCTGCTTTATTTTTTCATTGTTCATCCCCCGCTCAACATCTCCAAGCGCATCTGGCTGAGAAGCCTTCCCGACAAAGTGAAAAAAGTCCAGCAGTTCGTGCAGAGCCGCAGGCTTTTCAGACCTGGTTTTCAAAATATGCCACCCTCGGCACTTTCCCAGTTTGATCAGCTTTTTCTGATAACCGACAGTGAAGAAGCGATGACTGATCTTTTGAATCGGGATACTGCTGAAAAGCTGGCACTTACTGCTGGAGTCAGGAAAATACTGGAAAAGAACAAGGATAAGCTGGAAAAACGCAAGGAATTCTTCGATTTCGACAAAAGCGGAACCGATGTTAGGCTGCATTATTTCAGGATGTTCGGAAAAGACCGCAACATTTTTTATTACAACACAGTGATTCCGCAGGGAGAACTGGACCTGATCAAGCCATATTTCACCTACGTGTTTCTGATCTATTTCATGCTGAGCGCTGTGACCCTGGTTCTGCTGATCAGCATGGAGACCGAGAAAGGCATCGAGCGGCGGCATGAAAAGGAGCTTGAGTACAATGAACGGATCAAGGAATGGCAGCTTTTGTCAGCCGGAGTGGCACATGAGATCAAGAATCCGCTCAGCTCAATTTCCATGTTTGCAGAGCTCCTGTCGCGGAAAGTGGAGAATCGAGAGCCTGAGGCTGAATATCTGGGATATATATTCAAGGAAGTAAAGCGTTTAAATGCAATAGTCAGCAATTTTTTGAGTTTTTCCAGACCGCCCCAGCTGACCCCTGAAAAACAGGATCTGAACAGGCTGCTCAGGGAAGCGGTCGCTGAATTCGGAAAATCTTATGAGAAGATCGAATTTAATTTTCAGGCCTCAGCCATTGACGAATTCTACTTTGATCCGGCCAAGATCAAGCAGGTGATTTTGAATGTGATCAAGAATTCGGTGGAGGCCATCATGGAGAAGAGCATTGATGGAAAAATCCTGATCCGGACCGAAGTGGCAGGGAAGCAGGTGAAGGTTGTGTTCGAGGACTCAGGGCCTGGGATCAGAGAATCACAGGACAGAGTACTGCAGCCATTCTTTACCACTAAATCCCAGGGTTCAGGGTTGGGATTGTCGATTTCCTATCAGATCATGAAATCACATCTGGGTGACCTAGCGATCAGCAATCTGGAGAACAACGGCTGCAGGGTGGAACTTACCCTCCCATATCAGAGGTTTGTATGA